One genomic window of Macrobrachium rosenbergii isolate ZJJX-2024 chromosome 51, ASM4041242v1, whole genome shotgun sequence includes the following:
- the LOC136833541 gene encoding uncharacterized protein, translating to MRKAVSAAQRLTLTLRYLAAGESQVSFGYQFRISHNLVSSLIPETCRAIYNIMKTEYLKLPSTPEEWNEIALHYFQQWNFPNCIGALDGKRVLNAKPPHSGAGFHDYKGHFSMIMMALVDASYKFLYVNIGANGRASDGGVWDRCSLKEAIDSEVLNIPSSCCLPFTDKQSPYVIVGDEAFPIKPYLMKPFPGRELNKVKTIFNYRLSRTRRTSENAFGIIQ from the exons atgaggaaagctGTGTCTGCTGCACAGCGATTGACCCTCACTCTTCGTTATTTAGCAGCAG gagAATCACAAGTTTCCTTTGGGTATCAATTTCGGATTAGCCATAATCTGGTTTCATCCCTCATACCAGAGACATGCAGAGCCATAtacaacataatgaaaacagaatatttaaaacttccatcaactcctgaggaatggaatgaaattgctCTGCATTATTTCCAGCAATGGAATTTTCCAAATTGCATAGGGGCACTAGATGGGAAAAGGGTGCTAAATGCAAAGCCCCCACATTCTGGTGCTGGTTTCCATGATTATAAAGGTCATTTTAGTATGATCATGATGGCATTAGTTGATGCATCTTATAAgttcctgtatgtaaatataggtgCTAATGGAAGAGCCAGCGACGGTGGGGTTTGGGATAGGTGTAGCCTAAAGGAAGCAATAGAtagtgaagttttaaatatcCCATCATCATGTTGCTTACCTTTCACTGATAAGCAAAGCCCATATGTCATTGTTGGTGATGAGGCATTCCCAATTAAGCCCTATTTGATGAAACCTTTCCCAGGAAGggaattaaacaaagtaaaaactatattCAATTATAGGTTGTCAAGAACAAGGCGCACATCAGAAAATGCCTTTGGTATCATTCAGTAG